In Novipirellula artificiosorum, the genomic window CTGCTGGCAGTCAAGTCGAACGGCGATTGGCTGATGGTGCTTTGAGCGAAAGAATGACTCGAAGAAAGCACCACCAGCAAGGTTATCATCAGGGGGAGGGTGTAACGCATAGCTTAGTGTCGTCCAGTAAACAGAACTGCAGAGCAAACCGTGATGCGTTTCCTATCGAACCGCTCGCTAACTCATGTGAACCTTGTTGAGCCAAGAAATGCCAAGGCATGCTTCTGCAGCGGGGGTGATGCGAATTGTGTGGGAGCTATGCGGTAGGCGCATCCTCCGACCTGAGCCGATTGGGTAAACTGTGCCAGTCGGCTGAGCTTTCATGCCCTCCTTTCGTCTCGGAGATAGAAAATAGTGCCCTCTAGCGAACACGAGCCGTCGCGATTTGCGTTCGGCGAGAATTGGAAAGCGTTTCTCGGCTCCTTGGACGAACCCCGAATCGAACAAGCTCAGCGTTCGCTCAAAGAGCGACTGGGGTGCGCGTCGCTTTCCGGCCAACGATTTCTCGATCTTGGCAGCGGCAGCGGGCTGTTTTCCCTGGCAGCCCACCGATTGGGGGCAGAGGTCGTTTCGATCGACTACGACGAGGGATGTGTCGCTTGTACTCGAGAACTGAAAAAACGTTTCGGGAAAAGCGAATCGCAGTGGGTGTGCCATCAAGGATCGGCACTGGATCGAGAATGGATCGAATCGTTCGGCACTTTCGATGCCGTCTATTCCTGGGGCGTCTTGCATCACACGGGAAACATGAGCGAAGCGATCGCAATTGCGGCGGATCGAACGAAGCACCATGGCCAATACTTCATCGCGATCTACAACGATCAGGGAGGCGCCAGTCGCCGCTGGCTGGGAATCAAGCGAACCTACCATCGCTTGCCCTCGTGGGGGCGTCCCGCTTTTGTCGCAGGTGTCGCAGGGATGTATGAGTCCAAGTTTGCTCTGGCGAGGCTACTGCAAGGTCAAAACCCACTGCCTTTTCAAGATTGGAAAGCCAAACGCCGTGACCGCGGTATGTCGGTGTGGCACGACTGGGTCGATTGGGTCGGCGGTTTGCCCTTCGAAGTCGCGACGCCGGAACGAATCATCGTGCCGCTCAAACAGCGTGGTTTCGTTCTCGAGAATCTAAAAACCGTCGGCAACGGATGGGGCTGTAACGAGTATGTGTTCCGGCGAGTCGATTAGTTTCTCATTTGTCAATCGCTCTGCAGCCCACTTCTTCAAAAACACCGAGTCACTGAGGACACAGAGAACCTGCCCCGGATCACTCTGTGTCCTCGGTGCCTCTGTGTTTCTACCTTTGCGGAAGGATTCACCGAA contains:
- a CDS encoding class I SAM-dependent methyltransferase; its protein translation is MVPSSEHEPSRFAFGENWKAFLGSLDEPRIEQAQRSLKERLGCASLSGQRFLDLGSGSGLFSLAAHRLGAEVVSIDYDEGCVACTRELKKRFGKSESQWVCHQGSALDREWIESFGTFDAVYSWGVLHHTGNMSEAIAIAADRTKHHGQYFIAIYNDQGGASRRWLGIKRTYHRLPSWGRPAFVAGVAGMYESKFALARLLQGQNPLPFQDWKAKRRDRGMSVWHDWVDWVGGLPFEVATPERIIVPLKQRGFVLENLKTVGNGWGCNEYVFRRVD